From Cupriavidus taiwanensis, a single genomic window includes:
- a CDS encoding conjugal transfer protein TrbJ: protein MKKWIANIAIATSVFGASSAHAALPVTDWVGLVQTTMTAMQSLKTEVYENTNIIYQYKMMANQLLQATGLDVAAITEQLDSIADDIGKYEIYGTTLKDLYGTVSDNADYLKKIHSMVVASGKTKEQWFEDQRNLFRNGDKTAKALFSLGEQIYKNTQSVAKRRQKIQSSIKLSPTAQAAAQTTNQMLDVLASQNSDLLQLMSVRAQADADKEQQSVAKESQSAEAMRAITIAQDEELKQLRARVFSRKLQAD, encoded by the coding sequence GTGAAGAAGTGGATCGCCAACATCGCCATCGCAACCTCGGTCTTCGGGGCTTCGTCTGCCCACGCTGCCCTGCCGGTCACCGATTGGGTTGGCCTCGTGCAAACCACCATGACGGCAATGCAGTCGCTGAAAACCGAGGTCTACGAGAATACCAACATCATCTATCAGTACAAGATGATGGCCAACCAGCTTCTGCAGGCCACAGGTCTGGATGTGGCCGCCATTACGGAGCAACTGGACTCCATCGCCGATGACATCGGTAAGTACGAGATCTACGGCACCACGCTCAAGGACCTCTACGGCACGGTTTCGGACAACGCCGACTACCTGAAGAAGATTCATAGCATGGTCGTCGCTTCGGGAAAAACCAAGGAGCAATGGTTCGAGGACCAGCGCAATCTGTTTAGGAACGGCGACAAGACTGCCAAGGCCCTGTTCAGCCTGGGCGAGCAAATCTACAAGAATACGCAGTCAGTGGCGAAGCGCCGGCAAAAGATTCAATCGAGCATTAAGCTCTCGCCGACCGCGCAAGCCGCGGCGCAGACGACCAACCAGATGCTGGACGTGCTCGCCAGCCAGAACTCGGATCTGCTGCAGCTCATGAGCGTTCGCGCTCAAGCCGACGCGGACAAGGAACAACAGAGCGTCGCGAAGGAATCCCAAAGCGCCGAGGCCATGCGCGCGATTACGATCGCGCAGGATGAAGAACTCAAGCAGCTGCGCGCCCGCGTGTTCTCCCGCAAGCTGCAAGCTGACTGA